The sequence attttcagCCGACTAGTCGAATAGGCCTACGAGCTGAGGTACCACCTAAGAGGGTTGCTTAGCAGGCCTCGCTTTAACTGAACATATGGTCTAAATTTTCAACTGAACAATGGTCTCCAAGTCGCCCGACCCTCCCCACTTTTAGGTTAGTATCACACAAGCTCCAGTAATTTTCGTATACTTAATAATTCTTAAGAAACTTATCGGTAACATTTCTGAAAAAGTCAAACCTTGTCTGCTGGTTAAGTGAGCAAAAGCGGTGATGAAGACCTCAACTCTATTGTTTTTTAAGAGCTTTGAACCTTGAAGACTAAAATATTAGCTTTTCTAACCTAACTTACGAAAGATTACACCCAAAAGCTTCTTGAGAAGGGGACTAAGCATGGACATAGCTTAAGTCGTATTTTAtccaaatatgaatttaaaaaagtttaaaatgtgCTTTTGGCTTCGGTGTTTCTATTTCATAAACTGTTTGAGAATTGCAGATCAAATCTTAATTCAATGAAATATGATCTAAAGTGAAGAACTGCACTAACTTATCATTGAGGATGTCGGGTTGACAATTTTGATTGATCGTTGTTGTATCAAAAGCCCGACCAGCAGTTTCTCGTACTAAAGAAAATAAATTCATTCTAGAACAAAACATTTGTAAATTATCCGAATTTTTCTCCTCACACTAACAAATAACTAATATCCGATCTTCTTCCTCTTCTTGCAGGTATTCAACAGCCTGCCAGTCCTGACAGCACATCACCGCATACATCAGAGGTCTCCTACACCTACATTGGCTCCAATTGTCAGACTTCGCCTGCATTATCTGGCGAGTATAAAACCTACAGCCGTTCAGCCGAAAGTGATGCGCTCTCCGTCGGTGACGCTAACTCCCTACatatgcaaacacattccagtgcgGCAAACCAACAACAGCAGCTAAACGCACACCCAACCCAAATTAACAAGGGCATACAGGGCGGTATTGTCGGAAACAGTGGCGGTGCGGATAACACAAGTGCCGGTGGATCTTCCTCTAATCCACATGACGACAGCCTCATTGAAGATGGCATCGAAGAAGAAATCATGGAGGATGATATAGATGAAGAGAATGGCGGTAATGGCTCTGCAAACGGTGTCGACGGCATAACAAATAAGAAACGTAAACGACGCGTACTCTTTACCAAAGCACAAACATACGAGCTAGAGCGACGTTTCCGCCAACAACGTTACCTCTCGGCGCCCGAACGCGAACATCTCGCCAGCTTGATACGCTTAACGCCAACGCAAGTGAAAATTTGGTTTCAAAATCATCGTTACAAGACAAAACGCGCACAAAATGAGAAAGGCGTCTACGATCATCATCCCGCCATGCATCCACATCATGCCGCAGCTTTGCCCTCACCGCGGCGTGTGGCAGTGCCGGTGCTTGTGCGTAATGGTAAGCCTTGTTTAGCGGATGGCACAAAACTACCGCAAGATTGTATGACACAACAAATGCAAAATGCAGCGGCAGCGCATCACTTGGTGCTGCATGCGAATGGAGCGGCGGCGTATCAGCATGCTGCAGCAGCAGCGGCAGCAGGACTCCATCATGTAGCGCATGCACATCCGCATCAACGTCCATGGTGGCCCTAATATTGTTGAGATTTGATGGATGTGTGGCGTAGGTGCTAGCGCTGTGTAAGATAAATGCAATAAACgcgagagagagagagggagaagCGAGATAGAGAGTGCAGAgaagggttggtgtcgaaattctgtatgtacaaaattctaaaaacaaaattctgctttttaaaattctgcttttttaaaattctgctttctaaaatcctgctttcaaaattctgtattacaaaattctgtattaaaatataatgttgacaatgttaaagaggtcatgtaattattttgaaaaagtgcgccatgcacgttaattctgcgtagaacatctttctgcataggcggccttcagccgcgcttataaaaaataaccctgggctacgccatgccaagtccgggtgtgtggtataaccgtggctaccgccacggtgatgtccttctgcgtagtatacccttctgcgtaggcggccttcggccgctctttaaaaaaatatcccttacccgatccaacaccggctacgccatgccatgattccggaattatGACTTCCAGAAtgaaacatgcagaattttgttcaagcagaatttttttgcaatttacagaattttgtcaccaagaattttgtaatacagaataaggACACGCTCCCTGCAGAGAAAGCATGTTGCGTGATAAATGCGAAAGCAAGAGAAGCAAGCAAAAAATTATTGgctggaaaataaaaattgttggttaTGAACGGTTGGTGCTTTTGTTGCCCTACTCGAATATTGGACAATAATTTCAAAAAGTCAGAAAAAAACAGTAAAGAAAACAATTAAAGAACTAAGGAAGCGCATTTAGTTGGTGCAATAAAATTAGAGTTAAAATTAATAACGAAAACAAActcaaatttattttcaaaaaattatttatataaaaaatttgacaaaaattatagGCACCgatttaaaacaaatttgtaaataataaaatattgtaaatatctaagttagtttttttgtttgtaaaaaaagttttgtaaatatatgaaaatctattaaattatttgaaaaaatttagaagaaacatttgtaaatatttttataaaaccatAAGTAATTCAAATAAACATTTTAATTTCACAGTATtcaatttacatatttttatgtaaatattgcACAAtattgcggccgccgtggtgtgatggtagcgtgctccgcctatcacaccgtatgccctgggttcaactcccgggcaaagccacatcaaaattttagaaataaggtttttcaattagaagaaaatttttctaagcggggtcgcccctcggcagtgactggcaagcgctccgctatgaaaagctctcagtgaaaactcatctgccttgcagatgccgttcggagtcggcataaaacatgtaggtcccgtccggccaattttgtaggggaaatcaagaggagcacggcgaaaattggaagagaagctcggccttagatctcttcggaggttatcgcgcttacattatttttattgcacaatatttaaaaCCTCTAAATTATTGCACACTATTTCATTAAAGCTTCTTATGAACCTTTCCTTAATACCGATTTCTTctctaacttacttacttacttaattggcgcttaaccgtctaaacggttatggccgtccaacaaggcgcgccagtcgctccttcgctccgccaaccggcgccaattggtcacaccaagggaatttaaatcgttttccacctggtccttccaacggagtgggggtcgccgtctacctctgcttccataggcgggttccgatagaaacactttcttggccggagcatcatctttcattcgcataacatggcctagccagcgcagccgctgcgttttaattcgctggactatgttgatgtctgcgtatagctcgtgcagctcatcattaaatcttcttcggtactcgccatcgccaacgcgtagaggtccataaatctttcgaagaacttttctctcgaacactcccaaaaacGCTTAATctactgttgtcatggtccatgcttctgcctcatatagcaggacgagtacgataagtgacttgtagagtatgattttcgttcgccgagagaggactttacttttcaaaattGCCTACCTTGTCTTCTCTGACTTGCAATAGCAAATATTGAAATTACTTAAACTAtttctaaacaaaaattatataatgaACATAGcttaattaagtaaaaaaaaaaacataaagtaaatattaaaaaagtttcaATCGATTTTGTTAACGAAGAAAGCCTTCCATTCAGAGAATAGTAAAAAATTAGAACTTTATTTCAAAAAAGTCTTCATAATACTTTCCAGTTTTTTAGTTTTACtccaaacaaatatattttttcattttataaaaaaattcgacgtgaaatttattttggaataaattttcgagtggttcgaaaaaaatttaaaaaaattttcagagTTGTATTAACCGATtttagaaaactaaaaaaaaaattatataaaaaatatgaaaatacactaaaaaaatttaagaaattttcgtGTATACTTAATTGTAAATTTTAATGTTAgttaaaaacaattataaaataaaatattaaattaatgTTAACTATTTAAAAATTGAGCTCTTTCATTTATGAATGACTAAAGATCAATCCCTACTCTCCGCGCTCTAAGAAAGTTTCTTTCAGTGGACTCGCTACTTCATATCTcagcaaattttattaaaaggCATTAAAATGTGACACACTCAACTTGGGTATATTAAACCGTCTGCGGTTGGGTAAGTATCTTAGGTGCGTTCATGTTGGATACTCTATGCTAGCTGTGAGAGAATCATTGAATATTCTAAAGAGACACCCTGCAAAACATTTCGCTTGCATCGTAGCTTGACTCCAAGCTATATCGAGATTCTAGACTAGTCTATAGCAATACGTCAGTTAGAGCGATCTGAAGTTTGGCTGTGAGCAGCGGTAGGCCCAAGGTGGATACTTTTGTTAGAGACGGCAATTGGGAAATCTCTTCAGGGTGCATTTAATGTTAGACGTACGAAACGGAGAACAAAACTTCTGCAAGGTCATTGTATTTGCTGCGGTTCTACAGCTGGCCTTTATCATCTTTCCGAGACGGCAAATTTTAGCCATATAACATGATCAGGTACGCCTGCACGACCTGGATTTGCCCGCTATTTCGGtctcaattaaaaaataataagactGGTAGAATATCCTAATTGGGATCAGAAAGACGATGCTCCCCTGACATAGGGTTTTCCGTTAATATGAGCAACTTGCAATCAACTGTAAAAATCCTGTTTGAGCGAGCTTATTCGGTCATCATGCATCCCTTGACCGAAAAAGCAAAGCGCCGAGTGACGCTATCTCTGTCGAAATCCTCGAACTGTCTTCAATAATTACAGCAGACAAATTGTCATGTCAAACAATAACTACATGTAGACTGCTGAATGCATCATCACCATATTTTCGCTACCGTTTCAAAAATGCCCATCtcagaaaacttttaaataatgCCCTTTCtcggaatttgtttcaaaaaacacCCTATCAGAACTTAAGCTCAATAGTGTATTGAATCAGATGgcgcgtttttgaaacaaattgtgaAATAGGGCATTGTTCAAAAGTTTTCTAAGAAAGagtgttttcgaaacggcagccgaaaTAGGGTGTTATTCCACACAGCCGTCGATATTCTGTCCACACTTCCACTTCCTCATTCACGGCTAATTTGGGGCCGGTTCCTTGTCAGCATAGAACTTATGAAATGTATGGAGCATCGCAGTGCTAAATGTCATCAAAGCCTAGACTTAAATAAAATCTCCCCGCCAATAGAACGGCTTCATGACACTTTATAAATGGATTTGTTGGCTAAGTTATGTTGAGTGTTTTTAAAAGGACAACGCCATGTTGCACAAGCCACGGGAAGCCAAGGTTTGTTCAACCTTTATGAATGCTTTAAAAGCATGTGGCTCTGGTGGCTCAAGGAATATATTTTAAGCCCGGAGGAATTTGGATTATTTTTACCATAGAAGATAATAACATAAAGTAAAGCTTTTCAGGCGTCTTCACTGGAAACACTTAAGACTCCTTGAATACCTAGAGTTTAAACGGGCAGCTGATGATGTTTAGCAGAATTAGCAGATATCGATGTGGGGTCGCTACACCGGGCTTGGTACTCAAATCTACCATCATTCTTGATTGGTGCTTCACTTTCTAAGCGATTCTGGCCGTTTCATAACAAGTCACTCCTGCACCAAGGAAGGTCAAGTCTTcatccaactgtctctcccaacatgacctagccagcaagGCTTTTgagcttttattcgctgcactatctttatatctgcgtaaagctcatacagctcatcattatatagCCTTCAATACACGCCGTGAGGATCACGGACATAcatctttcggagaacttttcgcTTGAACACTCCAAGAGCTATTTCATCTTATCTTGAAACCGTCCACGATTCCGAGCCAtaaatcaggacaggtatgatgagcgacttgtataGCAGAATGAACTCTCAACAAAGACGAATTAATTTTGAAATCATTCCAATAATATTGTCTCGTAAATCAATTACGGTCAATCACGATTACCCAATCAACACAAAAGCTCCACATACTTCAAATAGACAATTTTAGCGTACAAAAGAATCTCGACGCCACAATATAAATAGGCGCACTTCTCGATTCAAGTACAGCTCTCGAGTAGCTCCTAAAACCGAAATGAGTGTTTAACTAATAAGCAacaaattaaattacaaataaGCATTATGGATGATGAtgataaaacaacaacattattgATACTTCATTCGCTGCGTCAACGCAACAAAACTGGCTCATTCCAGATGTGTCATCAAATATTAAAGGGTTTTGTTGTACTAAGTACGAACTACTCGTTAAGTGCATAAAACACTCCCATCAAAACAAATGGAAAGCTAcagaaaattattataaatttttttttccattctAGAGTTATACGACACTTAATTATGTCTCTGAACAAGTGGTATTGTGGTGGAATCCAACATACTTTGGTTGCACTTCAGTATTATCAAGAAGCTgctataaaaatttcaaaagacCACTTCTACTTCTAGCTTTCGCTCCACACCTCCTCTCTTACACCCCCTCAAAAATAGGTATAAGGAATATTGCTGCGAAGTGGTCGACGCTATTGCTACCCATAAACTTTATAACTATCAGTAAAATGAGGATGCCATAAATTATGTTATGCTATAAAAGATTTGTTGAAATATTTATTGCTACGTGAGTACAATTGTTTATTGAAGTACCATAAACTGACAAAGTTTTATAGAACTAACCTCTACATACCTCTGTACTTAgttttaatttataataattttatgtaCATTGGGTATACCAAGATCCCAAAAGGAATCTCGGGATTTCTTGAAGTGCACTGCGATTCAATATCCCGTTGTTTGTCTAGAGAGTTCGCTCTCAAAACTACTCAACGAGGAAGGTTCTAGACTGACATGAATTATGCTCATtccatttatttcaaaaatatttacgagAAATCAACTCTGCAACCCAGGTTCATAGTGCTCGTTTTCGACCTAAAACAAGGGCTCAAAAGCTATGCCGCGAAAGATTAATAAAAAGCCCATCACAAATATGAAAGATCCATAAACCTAGTTGTCGCTCTTTCGTGTCGATTTTTTCAATGTCACTTAAGTAAGGTACCCAAGAGTGTAGCTACTACATACATATTTCCTCTTTAATCCAAGCTGATACCTGCTTACGCTACTTTGCTCTAAGACGCGTTTTTGCTGACAAAACTCGTGAATTAACCAATAAAAAAATCAGAAAGAGAATCTTTTATCCAAATGAGAAAGTTTAGTGTTTCATTTAGCATTAGCATTTAAATATGTGTGTTTTCTGGTTATGATGAGCTCAACAATTTAACGTTTCTTTAAGTATAACCCACGTCATAATCCCTATATCTGTTAAAGATCTCTGGGTATACAATATATGTCCGACTGTGCGTCAGTTTTTAATGGAATATCTTAATAATACATCGACCAGTCGCGGGACCGCCTATATATTCAGAAGTCAGGGGTTCAGCATAAATCACCAATCTCCACAGAAAATGCTCAGTTCGAAGTGTAGATACGTCTGCAACGTTTTTGGCGATGTAGCGTTAAATATAAATTGGCGCTATATGATGGAAAACTTCACAGTTGATCACATCTGGAaccgtattacgttttacgatccgtgTTCGAATCTAATGTTTTAGTTAGATAGTTTTCGTTTGAGTGAAAACTGCAGACGACAGACTTGTAAATATTATTAAACTTCCATTCCAGTCAACTTCAGAAAAATTTGTTCTGTGTCATCTTATTTACAGTGCATGTACTCCCGAGCTTTCGGGTCTAACAAATGGTTTTGGGATTTAACGACTTAACTTGCAGCGAAAAATTAAGTAGTCCCCTGCCAAGAGCTGCACCACACTAACCATTTAAGTGATGTCgctctaataaaaatgatatACGAGTGATAAGTAGGCGGTCCGATAGCTCATACGCTCAGCTGGTTGGTCTGTAACAAATAACGAATTATCAGTTTCTGAACTTTATTAAACAAAGCACAAAAGCAAGTGCAAGTATTCGTGTAGAACATAGAAGCAATAAAATTTGTAGAACACTAAATAGCGTGTGGTAGAAGGAGAAAATGAAAACAcacgcaaatttaaaaaaagaaaaagggaaTGGCacctaatttataaaaataacaaagataTACATCATACATATCAAGCGTATACGCTACCATTATCTAACTATATAAACAAACGTCATCATCAACATCATCACACATAACGTCCGTCAACTAATTGGACCCAAAACGTCAATCAATTATATATTTCGCAGAAAAATCTTatcaattcaaaattaaaatcaaTATTTATTTCATATGCTTTGCAGGTGCATGATTttatatagttgttgttgttgcttgctgTTATCACAACTTTtgcttaataaatatatatttttctacttTATTATTCTTGCTAACATATCATTAGTTTGTTATtgtaaaaattgttattttcattgctttagtttttgtgTTATagcgtttgttgtttttgtatgctGTAAAATTTTTGCTGTCACTTGTCTAAACTGCAACCACAGCCACAAGAAAAAcgcaaaatattttatattgtcAGTTAATTGAAATTGAACGTTATCGCTGTTTCTTGGTTGTCGTGATTTAATATGCGATAACAAACTAGATATGTATgtcgtattttatttttatatttatttatttattattattttttacattttatcttatttaatcgCTATTTAATCGATAATATGATTTCCTTCCATGGAGCGCTGCTGAAACActgatttgttatttttttttacagtttCATTGCGTTACTGCAAAGTTCTTGGATAAGTAGGTTATGAGCGCGAGGTTAACGGTAATGTACTTATTTACTACATTTACGCATGTTATTTGCTTGGCTTATGTCAACAAGAGGTTGCCATATTAATTTCCAGATTTTATATGTCATCATATCTTATGCAGTCTTTGATTTCCAAGTTAATCTTAACTGTGTCGATGATGACTTTAACTAGCTTACGAGTATTATTCTTAGACTTTATATGGTTATCTAATAATCAACTTATTTTAAAGCCCACCCTCTTCTAAATACAACATTCCGACCATTCATGCCTTTCTCAAAACCGCATATACCTTTAGCACTGCGGAAGGAGTATATTCCTGATCGAGTATATATTCCGAGCAAGTATAATCTCTTGGTTCATGCAGAGGCAGGTGCGCCAAAATTCTTTGCACTTCAAATCGACGGCTGAACTGAATATCCCGTCGACCGTTGCTGGCCAGCCTGACAGTGCCCATTGTTTCTGCTACCCTTGGCATTTCATAGTATATGTAAATACTGTGCTTTTATTTAAGAGGAGTTTGTGAAATTTCTATTCAAACCTGGATTGCCCGAGTGCAAAAACAAAACTCatcttaaacaagtaaggaatgctaagttcagtgtaaccgaacattacatactcagctgccaaattacagcttgaaaaacttttaaattaccttcttttaagtgggcggtgccaagcccttgtccaaattttactaattttctattctgcgtcataaggtcaacc is a genomic window of Eurosta solidaginis isolate ZX-2024a chromosome 4, ASM4086904v1, whole genome shotgun sequence containing:
- the vnd gene encoding homeobox protein vnd isoform X1, which gives rise to MANYNSNCSYYDDYNGYYSNTNVYQQDYCMQQDYEYTKQDYDLFDTKVPSSQRSSGFHISDILNLDGSELKNGVVPPHAGPGHRHEADISHHVQHQHPSHLGHAHNTLQHHNNNTSIHNNNNNSNSNGDTNSAHLTPPASVLSGSGPTTLPLPNDEQTTTHSAGTTPTTLAGVVVNGTDVNGQSVHQASAASAAANAASAQATAHLIASHHNAVAAAAAAAAGQYLPKNFSNFSDELSSYHQMTHTVLAHPARSAWIKENELYGIQQPASPDSTSPHTSEVSYTYIGSNCQTSPALSGEYKTYSRSAESDALSVGDANSLHMQTHSSAANQQQQLNAHPTQINKGIQGGIVGNSGGADNTSAGGSSSNPHDDSLIEDGIEEEIMEDDIDEENGGNGSANGVDGITNKKRKRRVLFTKAQTYELERRFRQQRYLSAPEREHLASLIRLTPTQVKIWFQNHRYKTKRAQNEKGVYDHHPAMHPHHAAALPSPRRVAVPVLVRNGKPCLADGTKLPQDCMTQQMQNAAAAHHLVLHANGAAAYQHAAAAAAAGLHHVAHAHPHQRPWWP
- the vnd gene encoding homeobox protein vnd isoform X2, with translation MVSGVEGLFDTKVPSSQRSSGFHISDILNLDGSELKNGVVPPHAGPGHRHEADISHHVQHQHPSHLGHAHNTLQHHNNNTSIHNNNNNSNSNGDTNSAHLTPPASVLSGSGPTTLPLPNDEQTTTHSAGTTPTTLAGVVVNGTDVNGQSVHQASAASAAANAASAQATAHLIASHHNAVAAAAAAAAGQYLPKNFSNFSDELSSYHQMTHTVLAHPARSAWIKENELYGIQQPASPDSTSPHTSEVSYTYIGSNCQTSPALSGEYKTYSRSAESDALSVGDANSLHMQTHSSAANQQQQLNAHPTQINKGIQGGIVGNSGGADNTSAGGSSSNPHDDSLIEDGIEEEIMEDDIDEENGGNGSANGVDGITNKKRKRRVLFTKAQTYELERRFRQQRYLSAPEREHLASLIRLTPTQVKIWFQNHRYKTKRAQNEKGVYDHHPAMHPHHAAALPSPRRVAVPVLVRNGKPCLADGTKLPQDCMTQQMQNAAAAHHLVLHANGAAAYQHAAAAAAAGLHHVAHAHPHQRPWWP